A part of Limihaloglobus sulfuriphilus genomic DNA contains:
- the rimO gene encoding 30S ribosomal protein S12 methylthiotransferase RimO: MNENKKTVAIVSLGCPKNRVDSEVILGRLGASGFTLTGDFENANIIIINTCGFIQPAEEEALGEIEYYANLKDKGKIEKLIVTGCLAQRRAGKLSDKYPQIDAVIGLAGRDSVAEAIEGLYESPETKIVSVSGVLNFIANDSDRMLSTAPHWAYLRISEGCNRTCSFCTIPSIRGPFRSKPMQNILSEAQQLAGAGVKEIHIIAQDSSFYGRDLGIKNGLIKLLKELEQIQGIEWIRVMYLYPANINEQLLECFAGSEKILNYFDIPAQHINNRILKAMKRTDTRESTIALIENIRRIIPDAVIRSTLITGFPGETYEEFSELLEFVSWAKFDALGCFPYYAEEGTAAAELDNQLDDETKNIRVEQIMLTQQDIVFEKNQRMRGRELRILVDMLNAAELDGRSLAAGRYYGQAPEIDSLCYIKGCNAKPGDFIDTKVIQSSGYDLIVKQINP, encoded by the coding sequence ATGAACGAAAACAAAAAGACAGTTGCAATAGTTTCTCTGGGCTGCCCCAAAAACCGGGTGGACAGTGAGGTAATATTGGGCAGACTTGGAGCCTCAGGCTTTACGCTTACAGGCGACTTTGAGAATGCAAATATAATAATAATAAACACTTGCGGTTTTATCCAACCTGCCGAAGAAGAAGCGCTGGGAGAAATTGAGTATTACGCAAACCTCAAAGACAAGGGTAAGATTGAAAAACTCATAGTAACCGGCTGCCTCGCTCAGCGCAGGGCCGGCAAACTGAGTGATAAATACCCCCAAATAGATGCGGTTATTGGACTTGCCGGCAGAGATTCTGTCGCTGAGGCGATTGAGGGTCTGTATGAATCTCCAGAGACAAAAATCGTCTCGGTCTCAGGGGTACTCAACTTTATTGCCAATGACAGCGACCGTATGCTCTCAACCGCTCCCCATTGGGCTTACCTGCGTATAAGTGAAGGCTGTAACAGGACATGCTCTTTTTGCACAATACCCTCCATCAGGGGCCCTTTCAGAAGCAAACCAATGCAGAATATTCTCTCCGAAGCACAGCAGCTCGCCGGCGCCGGAGTCAAAGAAATCCATATCATTGCTCAGGACAGCAGTTTTTACGGCCGCGACCTTGGGATTAAAAACGGACTGATTAAACTTTTAAAAGAACTGGAACAGATACAGGGCATAGAATGGATACGTGTTATGTATCTTTACCCTGCAAATATCAATGAGCAGCTGCTGGAATGCTTTGCCGGTTCTGAAAAAATCCTCAACTATTTCGACATACCTGCCCAGCATATCAACAACCGCATCCTCAAAGCCATGAAACGCACAGACACGCGGGAAAGCACCATCGCTCTGATAGAAAATATCCGCCGCATTATACCCGATGCCGTGATCAGATCCACACTTATCACCGGTTTTCCAGGCGAGACTTATGAAGAATTCTCCGAACTTCTTGAGTTTGTAAGCTGGGCAAAATTTGACGCCTTAGGCTGTTTTCCGTATTACGCCGAAGAAGGAACCGCCGCAGCCGAGTTAGACAATCAGCTCGATGATGAAACCAAGAATATACGGGTTGAGCAGATAATGCTCACTCAGCAGGATATAGTATTTGAGAAAAATCAGCGGATGAGGGGCCGTGAGCTCAGGATTCTTGTGGATATGCTGAATGCAGCGGAGCTGGACGGCCGCAGTCTCGCCGCAGGAAGGTATTATGGGCAGGCCCCGGAGATTGACAGTCTCTGCTATATTAAGGGCTGCAACGCAAAACCCGGCGATTTTATAGACACAAAAGTAATACAATCAAGTGGTTATGATTTGATTGTTAAACAAATTAATCCTTGA
- a CDS encoding CDP-alcohol phosphatidyltransferase family protein — MTDNNKNFIKHVPNILTTGRLVLTGFFLWMILISDNVSNRARFIDIAFVFFVITGLTDIVDGYIARRFNATSKYGRIVDPLADKILICGAYICFAIIGRPLLFGWSQSTLSAIHWGIVAVLIFRELSVTIIRQWAENRNFKFPASVYGKLKMFTQSFGVGTILVKMAHLETAQWAYWFTAVTLSIMIFATLVSGFEALFRMFIAVKDSKKPLVPSA; from the coding sequence GTGACTGATAACAATAAAAATTTTATAAAACATGTGCCAAACATTTTAACAACCGGCAGGCTGGTTCTTACCGGTTTTTTTCTGTGGATGATTCTTATCTCGGATAACGTTTCAAACAGAGCACGTTTCATCGATATCGCTTTTGTGTTTTTTGTAATAACAGGGCTGACAGACATCGTTGACGGCTACATCGCACGCAGATTCAACGCCACCAGCAAATACGGGCGTATTGTTGACCCGCTCGCCGACAAAATACTTATCTGCGGCGCTTATATCTGTTTTGCAATTATCGGCCGGCCGCTTCTTTTCGGCTGGAGCCAGAGCACACTTTCGGCTATTCACTGGGGGATTGTTGCGGTACTTATATTCAGAGAGCTATCTGTTACAATAATCCGTCAATGGGCGGAAAACCGTAATTTCAAATTTCCCGCCTCGGTTTACGGCAAACTCAAAATGTTTACACAGTCATTCGGCGTCGGCACAATTCTGGTGAAAATGGCACATTTAGAAACGGCCCAATGGGCTTACTGGTTCACTGCTGTAACACTGTCAATTATGATTTTTGCCACCCTGGTATCTGGTTTCGAAGCTCTATTCCGGATGTTTATCGCTGTTAAGGATTCAAAAAAGCCGCTGGTGCCTTCGGCTTAG
- the queG gene encoding tRNA epoxyqueuosine(34) reductase QueG, with the protein MKEFIRQKALELGFDLAGFTDAKPIGHKDAAALENWLHDGCHGEMGYLERNVEKRLSPAELLSGAATVICLAKSYKPEVQQFSNEQDHLRGRVSNYAIYADYHKYLKNKLFQLADVIKTADERARFKFCVDSVPLLERALALRAGLGFIGKNTMLINPELGSQLFLAEIITDFEIEPDKPFVTDRDPCGDCDKCIRACPGGALSAGRRLDARKCVSYLTIEKRSAMTRGEAAKICNSFFGCDKCVEICPYEQRAKTKCDPEFTPDRVARYINLDEIMKYSEHDFNVSFSGTALERAGLSKLKETAGIIKEFKDAKEGGC; encoded by the coding sequence ATGAAAGAATTCATCAGGCAAAAGGCACTTGAGCTTGGGTTTGACCTTGCCGGTTTTACCGATGCCAAACCCATAGGGCATAAAGATGCCGCGGCTCTTGAAAATTGGCTTCATGACGGCTGCCATGGCGAGATGGGGTATCTGGAGAGAAATGTTGAAAAGCGCCTCAGCCCTGCCGAGCTTCTTTCCGGAGCTGCGACTGTGATATGTCTGGCAAAGAGTTATAAACCAGAAGTGCAGCAATTCTCAAATGAGCAGGATCATTTACGCGGCAGAGTCTCCAATTATGCGATCTATGCCGATTATCATAAGTACCTTAAAAATAAACTCTTCCAACTCGCAGACGTTATAAAAACTGCTGATGAGAGGGCGAGATTCAAGTTTTGTGTCGATTCTGTGCCGCTGCTTGAGAGGGCTTTGGCTCTGCGTGCGGGGCTTGGGTTTATAGGGAAAAACACCATGCTTATAAATCCGGAGTTAGGCTCTCAACTATTTCTGGCGGAGATAATTACCGATTTTGAGATTGAGCCGGATAAGCCGTTTGTCACTGACCGTGATCCGTGCGGAGATTGCGATAAATGTATCCGGGCCTGTCCGGGCGGGGCTTTGTCTGCGGGGCGGAGGCTTGACGCGAGAAAGTGCGTAAGCTATCTAACTATAGAAAAACGCTCAGCGATGACCCGCGGCGAGGCCGCCAAAATCTGCAATTCGTTTTTCGGCTGTGATAAATGTGTCGAAATATGTCCATACGAACAAAGAGCCAAAACAAAATGTGATCCTGAATTCACTCCTGATCGGGTTGCCCGGTATATAAACCTTGACGAGATAATGAAATACAGCGAGCATGATTTTAATGTCAGCTTTTCGGGGACAGCTCTTGAAAGAGCCGGCCTGAGTAAGCTAAAAGAAACAGCCGGGATTATAAAAGAATTTAAGGATGCGAAAGAGGGCGGCTGTTAG
- a CDS encoding Lrp/AsnC family transcriptional regulator, with protein sequence MQPDETDWKIIKLLSIQHESNAAIARKLSLSEGTVRQRIKRLLDCGLVRLRAVRNPNLLDNQQLAIVSANVAESRLLDEKASEIAKLKNVMSVSIVSGQYDLIIELLVDSNKGLMKFLTEELSTVKGVSRTESFVILKSYDKWI encoded by the coding sequence ATGCAGCCGGACGAAACAGACTGGAAAATCATCAAATTACTTTCAATTCAACATGAATCAAACGCTGCGATAGCGAGGAAACTAAGCCTCAGCGAAGGAACTGTTCGTCAGCGTATAAAACGGCTGCTGGATTGCGGGCTCGTGAGACTTAGAGCAGTTAGGAACCCTAACCTGCTTGACAATCAACAGTTAGCTATTGTTTCGGCGAATGTTGCCGAATCAAGGCTTCTTGACGAAAAGGCCTCTGAAATAGCAAAACTAAAAAATGTCATGTCGGTTTCAATTGTCTCGGGCCAGTATGATCTAATAATTGAATTATTGGTTGATTCAAATAAAGGGCTTATGAAATTTCTAACCGAGGAGCTTTCAACAGTTAAGGGTGTCTCCAGAACGGAATCGTTTGTCATTTTAAAGAGTTATGACAAATGGATTTAA
- a CDS encoding ATP-binding protein — MALRDIIVIDEEKCTGCGKCVNACAEGALQMVNGKAKLVRDDYCDGLGACIGSCPYGALTIEKREAPEFDMKAVEEYLKESNAGPGQNAGSEFVCPGAASFDLVTDGSAAEAAKSPTEEVPSALGNWPVQLALIPPTAPYLKNADLLVAADCVPFAMPDFHSKYLSGRKLVVGCPKLDNVEPYIEKLAQMIKGGLNSITLLHMQVPCCSKLVRVLEKAIEISGEDIGFTDITISLKGEVLSTEEK, encoded by the coding sequence ATGGCATTAAGAGACATCATTGTTATTGACGAAGAGAAATGCACAGGCTGCGGCAAATGTGTTAACGCTTGCGCAGAAGGAGCTCTTCAGATGGTAAACGGCAAGGCGAAACTTGTCAGAGACGATTATTGTGACGGGCTCGGCGCGTGCATCGGCAGCTGCCCTTATGGTGCATTGACGATAGAAAAACGCGAGGCTCCTGAATTTGACATGAAAGCTGTCGAAGAATACCTCAAGGAATCTAACGCCGGACCCGGGCAAAACGCAGGCAGTGAGTTTGTATGCCCCGGCGCTGCCTCGTTCGACCTCGTAACTGACGGCTCGGCCGCTGAAGCAGCGAAATCCCCGACAGAAGAAGTCCCCTCCGCGCTGGGCAACTGGCCTGTGCAGCTTGCGCTTATTCCGCCGACAGCTCCTTATCTGAAGAACGCCGACCTGCTGGTAGCCGCTGACTGCGTGCCTTTTGCCATGCCCGACTTCCATTCAAAGTATCTCAGCGGCCGCAAACTGGTTGTAGGCTGTCCAAAACTCGATAATGTCGAGCCGTATATTGAAAAACTTGCCCAGATGATCAAAGGCGGGCTGAATTCAATAACACTGCTTCATATGCAGGTGCCCTGCTGCTCCAAACTTGTCCGTGTTCTGGAAAAAGCCATCGAAATCAGCGGCGAGGATATTGGGTTTACAGATATAACCATAAGCCTCAAAGGCGAGGTGCTCTCTACCGAAGAAAAGTAG
- a CDS encoding cation diffusion facilitator family transporter codes for MKTERATLRTTESQVRRITLYGMVINLLLSGLKFAGGTIASSQALIADAFHSLSDTVTDLIVIIGVRFWQAPPDTKHPYGHGRIETVAALLIGTLLGAVGIGLAYNAISDINKQQSRTIGWTAFTIACLSIVLKEIIYRYTIAKARKIKSSALAANAWHHRSDALSSVPVALAAAVNRLTGGWEGLDSIAAVIVSLMIVQAAWRIVKPALEELVDAGLDKDHCTGISKLAQSVDGVVETHALRSRKLGSGIIIDLHVLVNANLTVAQGHEIATNVKHKLMNGETDILDVIVHIEPA; via the coding sequence GTGAAAACTGAAAGAGCCACATTAAGAACAACCGAATCGCAGGTAAGAAGAATAACCCTCTATGGAATGGTTATTAACCTGCTTTTATCCGGTCTGAAATTTGCCGGCGGCACAATTGCTTCCAGCCAGGCCCTGATCGCTGATGCATTTCACAGCCTAAGTGATACGGTAACTGACCTCATTGTAATAATAGGCGTTCGTTTCTGGCAGGCCCCCCCAGACACAAAACACCCATACGGGCACGGACGAATAGAAACTGTAGCAGCTTTATTGATTGGCACATTGCTTGGAGCTGTCGGCATCGGCCTGGCTTACAACGCGATCTCTGACATCAATAAACAGCAAAGCAGGACTATCGGCTGGACTGCTTTTACGATAGCCTGTCTCTCGATAGTCCTCAAAGAAATTATCTATCGTTACACTATCGCCAAAGCCAGAAAAATCAAAAGTTCGGCTCTCGCTGCTAACGCCTGGCACCACCGCTCGGACGCTTTGAGTTCAGTTCCCGTAGCCCTCGCCGCGGCAGTCAACAGATTAACAGGAGGCTGGGAAGGTCTCGACTCAATCGCGGCAGTCATAGTCTCGCTCATGATTGTACAGGCGGCATGGAGAATCGTAAAGCCGGCCCTTGAAGAATTGGTTGACGCGGGCCTTGATAAAGATCACTGCACCGGCATCTCAAAGCTGGCACAGTCAGTCGATGGAGTAGTGGAAACCCACGCCCTTCGAAGCCGCAAACTCGGATCCGGAATCATAATTGACCTGCATGTACTTGTAAACGCAAACCTTACAGTTGCACAAGGACATGAGATCGCGACAAATGTCAAACATAAACTAATGAACGGCGAAACCGATATACTCGATGTGATCGTACACATAGAACCGGCTTAA
- a CDS encoding 2-oxoacid:acceptor oxidoreductase family protein, protein MDNNTSDYKVLKRPEAMYSEFMRKGGTALKATHYCPGCGHGIVHKLIAEAISDFGIQDRCVMLSPVGCTVFAYYYFDCGNVQASHGRAPAVGTGISRACDDAIVISYQGDGDLASIGLNETMQAANRGEKMAVFFVNNTVYGMTGGQMAPTTLVDQKTITCPNGRDTRLAGYPLHMCELINQLKAPVYIERVSVSDITHVRKARKAIRKAMEIQRDGKGYAFVEILTSCPVNLRLNAADGADFVNTQMEQEFPLGLFRDSSQTAEPFKRIQSDFRKQSIDAVFDLDTDSSPEPALDEDFGQIDVKIAGFGGQGVLSLGLITTIAACRDGRFVSWFPSYGPEQRGGTSNCSIVISGKKIGSPDISEPDVLIAMNRPSFDKFAPKVKRGGLIIYDTLAGDVSLPEGVRGVQVPATELAKKHGSQKLSNIFLLAAMIKTNATRLLKDEFKQGIKVLFEGKEPVVSRNYKMLDDALEWAESNIQ, encoded by the coding sequence ATGGATAATAATACAAGCGATTATAAAGTATTAAAACGCCCCGAAGCCATGTACAGCGAATTTATGCGGAAGGGCGGTACCGCACTTAAGGCAACTCACTATTGCCCGGGCTGCGGACACGGAATTGTACATAAGCTCATAGCAGAGGCGATCAGCGATTTTGGCATACAGGACAGATGCGTAATGCTCAGCCCTGTCGGCTGTACAGTATTTGCGTACTACTATTTTGACTGCGGCAATGTCCAGGCATCCCACGGCAGGGCGCCGGCGGTCGGTACAGGTATATCCCGTGCCTGCGATGACGCTATTGTTATATCATATCAGGGTGACGGAGATTTGGCATCAATCGGCCTAAACGAAACGATGCAGGCGGCCAACCGCGGCGAGAAGATGGCTGTATTTTTCGTAAACAACACCGTTTACGGAATGACCGGCGGCCAGATGGCGCCGACAACACTTGTTGACCAGAAAACAATAACCTGCCCAAACGGCCGCGATACCCGGCTGGCAGGCTATCCGCTGCATATGTGCGAGCTAATAAATCAGCTCAAGGCACCTGTTTACATAGAACGTGTTTCCGTCTCAGATATTACTCACGTACGCAAGGCCCGCAAAGCAATACGCAAAGCAATGGAAATACAGCGTGACGGCAAGGGCTATGCTTTTGTTGAGATACTTACAAGCTGCCCGGTGAACCTGCGGCTCAATGCCGCCGACGGTGCTGATTTTGTTAATACTCAAATGGAACAAGAGTTTCCGCTTGGCCTTTTCAGAGATAGCAGCCAAACTGCCGAGCCGTTTAAGCGGATTCAGAGTGATTTCCGCAAGCAGAGTATTGACGCGGTTTTTGATCTTGATACGGATTCTTCGCCAGAGCCTGCACTCGATGAAGATTTTGGCCAGATAGATGTTAAAATCGCCGGTTTTGGCGGCCAGGGTGTACTTAGCCTTGGACTAATAACCACGATTGCCGCATGCAGAGACGGCCGTTTTGTGTCATGGTTTCCCTCATACGGGCCCGAGCAGCGGGGCGGGACGAGTAACTGCTCGATAGTGATATCCGGCAAAAAAATCGGCTCTCCAGATATCTCCGAGCCGGATGTTCTAATTGCTATGAACAGGCCTTCATTTGACAAATTCGCTCCAAAGGTAAAACGCGGCGGGTTAATAATTTATGACACTCTTGCCGGAGATGTGAGTCTGCCTGAAGGTGTTCGGGGCGTTCAAGTTCCGGCAACTGAGCTGGCTAAGAAACACGGTTCACAAAAGCTCTCAAACATCTTCCTGCTTGCCGCGATGATAAAGACAAACGCAACACGTCTTTTGAAAGACGAATTTAAACAGGGCATAAAAGTTTTGTTTGAAGGTAAAGAGCCGGTTGTAAGCAGGAACTATAAGATGCTTGATGACGCTCTGGAATGGGCAGAATCTAATATTCAATAA
- a CDS encoding 3-methyl-2-oxobutanoate dehydrogenase subunit VorB has product MATKLAKGNTAVIVGALYAGCDCYFGYPITPASEILHDASKYFPMLGRKFVQAESEEAAINMVYGAASTGHRVLTASSGPGISLKQEGMSYLAGTELPCVIVDIVRAGPGLGNIGGEQGDYNQMVKGGGHGNYKNIVLAPNSVQEMCDLTYEAFDIAFKYRNPVVVLSDGVLGQMVEPLKFPETAVEPKIDTSWAVCGTKETKGNLLTSILLDFDELEELNLRLQEKYAIAQAGEVRYEEYMTEDADIVMVSYGISSRIARGAVDVSRKKGIKTGLLRPISLWPFPSERLSELAQKPNMQFISVEMSNGQMLDDIKLAVECKRPVELVNRYGGSMITVENILDKLREMSR; this is encoded by the coding sequence ATGGCAACAAAACTGGCTAAAGGTAACACGGCGGTTATAGTTGGAGCTTTATATGCCGGCTGCGACTGCTACTTCGGCTACCCTATAACCCCCGCGAGTGAAATACTGCACGACGCTTCTAAATATTTTCCTATGCTGGGCAGAAAATTTGTTCAGGCAGAGAGCGAAGAAGCTGCGATAAACATGGTTTACGGCGCCGCCTCTACAGGGCATCGCGTGCTTACGGCATCTTCGGGCCCCGGCATAAGCCTCAAGCAGGAAGGTATGTCCTATCTTGCGGGCACTGAACTGCCCTGCGTAATTGTTGATATCGTCCGGGCGGGCCCGGGTCTTGGAAACATCGGCGGCGAGCAGGGCGATTACAATCAAATGGTAAAGGGCGGCGGACACGGCAATTACAAAAATATTGTGCTGGCGCCAAACAGCGTGCAGGAAATGTGTGATTTGACATACGAGGCGTTTGATATTGCTTTTAAATACCGCAATCCAGTTGTAGTTCTTTCCGACGGCGTGCTGGGGCAGATGGTAGAACCTCTGAAATTTCCTGAAACAGCTGTTGAACCCAAAATCGACACAAGCTGGGCAGTTTGCGGAACTAAAGAAACCAAAGGCAACCTGCTAACCTCGATATTGCTTGATTTTGACGAGCTTGAGGAGCTTAACCTTAGGTTGCAGGAAAAATACGCGATTGCCCAGGCCGGCGAGGTCAGGTATGAAGAGTACATGACCGAAGATGCCGATATTGTTATGGTTTCATACGGCATAAGCAGCCGTATCGCCCGCGGTGCTGTGGATGTTTCAAGAAAGAAAGGCATAAAGACAGGGCTGTTAAGGCCGATTAGTCTTTGGCCGTTCCCATCTGAGCGGCTTTCGGAACTGGCACAGAAACCGAACATGCAGTTTATCTCTGTAGAGATGAGCAACGGTCAGATGCTTGATGATATTAAACTTGCGGTTGAGTGCAAACGGCCGGTAGAACTGGTCAACAGGTACGGCGGAAGCATGATTACAGTCGAGAACATACTCGATAAACTTAGGGAGATGTCCCGATAA
- a CDS encoding 4Fe-4S dicluster domain-containing protein → MSEKDKKQAYPVINIEECKACGRCVLACPVNVLELGQELNKRGYRFCVYKGSGCIGCGNCFYTCPEPSAIEVHIPAKKPDKKPSSEQ, encoded by the coding sequence ATGTCCGAAAAAGATAAAAAACAGGCTTACCCTGTTATAAATATAGAAGAATGCAAGGCTTGTGGTCGGTGCGTACTTGCGTGCCCGGTAAATGTCCTTGAATTGGGCCAAGAGCTCAACAAACGTGGATACCGTTTCTGCGTGTATAAAGGCAGCGGCTGTATCGGTTGTGGAAACTGTTTTTATACCTGCCCTGAACCCTCTGCAATAGAGGTTCATATACCGGCGAAGAAACCCGACAAAAAGCCTTCCTCGGAGCAATAA
- a CDS encoding nucleotidyltransferase family protein, translating to MKPTLVIMAAGMGSRYGGLKQIDPIGPNGEIIMEYSIYDAIRAGFGKVVFVIRQEFEDIFREKIGSKIEKQIEVSYVQQELDKCLGGFDLPKDREKPWGTGHAVLVCKDAVKEPFTVINADDFYGANAFRLIAEYLTRPDASQRDYSMVGYILRNTVSENGYVSRGVCKTDENEMLIDVEEYLKIEKNGNEAIHIKPDGSTEAMSGDETVSMNFWGFQPGLFPQLEALFAQFLAEKGKELKSEFFIPFVVDDMIKSGKATVKVLKTSDKWYGVTYQQDREPVKAGIKALIDSGQYPRKLWE from the coding sequence ATGAAACCGACATTAGTAATTATGGCCGCGGGCATGGGCAGCAGATACGGCGGGCTCAAACAGATTGACCCAATCGGACCAAACGGCGAAATTATTATGGAATATTCTATTTACGATGCCATTAGAGCCGGTTTCGGCAAGGTTGTCTTCGTTATTCGCCAAGAGTTTGAAGATATCTTCCGTGAGAAGATCGGCTCCAAAATAGAAAAGCAAATAGAAGTAAGCTACGTACAGCAGGAGCTTGATAAGTGCCTTGGCGGATTTGATTTACCCAAAGACCGCGAAAAACCCTGGGGCACCGGCCACGCCGTGCTTGTCTGCAAAGACGCTGTAAAAGAGCCGTTTACCGTTATAAATGCTGACGATTTCTACGGTGCTAATGCGTTCAGGCTCATAGCAGAATACCTTACCCGCCCTGATGCAAGCCAGAGAGATTATTCCATGGTTGGATATATACTTCGCAACACGGTCAGCGAAAATGGATACGTATCACGCGGCGTATGCAAGACCGACGAAAACGAGATGCTTATTGATGTCGAGGAATATCTCAAAATTGAGAAAAACGGCAACGAAGCAATCCATATAAAACCGGACGGCAGCACAGAAGCCATGAGCGGCGATGAGACAGTGTCCATGAATTTCTGGGGCTTTCAGCCGGGGCTCTTCCCGCAGCTTGAAGCACTGTTCGCCCAATTCCTTGCGGAAAAAGGCAAAGAACTCAAGAGCGAATTCTTCATCCCGTTTGTGGTTGATGATATGATCAAATCCGGCAAGGCAACAGTAAAAGTGCTTAAAACCAGCGATAAATGGTACGGCGTCACCTATCAGCAGGACAGAGAACCGGTTAAAGCCGGCATTAAGGCACTCATAGACAGCGGCCAATATCCCCGGAAACTATGGGAATAA